From Amycolatopsis sp. cg9, one genomic window encodes:
- a CDS encoding ribonuclease J, which yields MSSLPPGPGPTNAPPALPEGALRVVALGGIGEVGRNMTVFEFGGRLLIVDCGVLFPEDDQPGVDLILPDFRAIEDRLDDIEGLVLTHGHEDHIGAVPFLLRLRPDLPIYGSRFTNALLAAKAKEHRQRPKLIEVREGERRDVGVFNLEFFAVNHSIPDALAVAIRTPAGVVLHTGDIKLDQLPLDGRLTDLAGFSRLGDEGVDLFCVDSTNAEVPGFVMPERDIGPVLDDVIRRVDQRVIVACFASHVHRVQQVLDAAHRHGRRIAFVGRSMVRNMGIAAELGLLNVPDGLLVDLDQASTLPESKVLFVSTGSQGEPLSALSRMARGEHRQISIRAGDTVVLASSMIPGNETAVFGVVNGLTRLGANVVHQGNAKVHVSGHASAGELLYLYNAVRPSNVMPVHGEWKHLRANGELAIRTGVAAENVVIAEDGVVVDLVDGKATRTGRVEVGHVYVDGLSVGDVGESTLSDRLVLGEGGFIAITVVVDSNTGRAVSSPGVSGRGFSDDPKALDAVVPLVEMELARTEAEGITDTHRIAQAVRRVVGRWVADTYRRRPMIVPTVIPV from the coding sequence GTGAGCTCACTTCCCCCCGGTCCAGGCCCCACCAACGCCCCGCCCGCACTCCCCGAGGGAGCCCTGCGCGTAGTCGCGCTGGGCGGCATCGGCGAGGTCGGGCGCAACATGACCGTCTTCGAATTCGGCGGCCGGCTGCTCATCGTCGACTGCGGGGTGCTCTTCCCCGAGGACGACCAGCCCGGCGTCGACTTGATCCTGCCCGACTTCCGCGCGATCGAGGACCGCCTCGACGACATCGAAGGCCTGGTGCTCACCCACGGGCACGAGGACCACATCGGTGCCGTCCCGTTCCTCCTGCGCCTGCGGCCGGACCTGCCGATCTACGGCTCGCGGTTCACCAACGCGCTGCTCGCGGCGAAGGCCAAGGAGCACCGGCAGCGGCCGAAGCTGATCGAGGTCCGCGAGGGCGAGCGCCGCGACGTCGGCGTGTTCAACCTCGAGTTCTTCGCGGTGAACCACTCGATCCCGGACGCGCTGGCCGTCGCCATCCGCACCCCGGCGGGCGTGGTGCTGCACACCGGCGACATCAAGCTCGACCAGCTCCCGCTCGACGGCCGCCTGACGGACCTGGCCGGCTTCTCGCGGCTGGGCGACGAGGGCGTCGACCTGTTCTGCGTCGACTCGACCAACGCCGAGGTGCCCGGTTTCGTCATGCCCGAGCGCGACATCGGCCCGGTGCTCGACGACGTCATCCGCCGCGTGGACCAGCGCGTGATCGTGGCCTGCTTCGCCAGCCACGTCCACCGCGTCCAGCAGGTGCTGGACGCCGCGCACCGGCACGGCCGCCGGATCGCGTTCGTCGGCCGGTCCATGGTCCGCAACATGGGGATCGCGGCCGAGCTGGGCCTGCTGAACGTGCCGGACGGCCTGCTGGTCGACCTCGACCAGGCGAGCACCCTGCCCGAGAGCAAGGTCCTGTTCGTCTCGACGGGCTCGCAGGGCGAGCCCCTCTCGGCGCTGTCGAGGATGGCGCGCGGCGAGCACCGCCAGATCTCGATCCGCGCGGGCGACACGGTCGTGCTGGCCAGCTCGATGATCCCGGGCAACGAGACCGCGGTGTTCGGCGTGGTCAACGGCCTGACCCGGCTCGGCGCGAACGTCGTCCACCAGGGCAACGCGAAGGTGCACGTCTCCGGCCACGCGTCGGCGGGCGAGCTGCTCTACCTGTACAACGCGGTGCGCCCGAGCAACGTGATGCCGGTCCACGGCGAGTGGAAGCACCTGCGCGCGAACGGCGAGCTGGCGATCCGCACCGGCGTGGCCGCGGAGAACGTGGTCATCGCCGAGGACGGCGTGGTCGTCGACCTGGTCGACGGCAAGGCCACCCGCACCGGCCGCGTCGAGGTCGGCCACGTCTACGTCGACGGCCTGTCGGTCGGCGACGTCGGCGAGTCGACCCTGTCCGACCGCCTGGTCCTCGGCGAGGGCGGCTTCATCGCGATCACCGTGGTGGTCGACTCGAACACGGGCCGCGCGGTCAGCAGCCCCGGCGTCTCCGGCCGCGGCTTCTCGGACGACCCGAAGGCCCTCGACGCGGTCGTGCCGCTGGTCGAGATGGAGCTGGCGCGCACCGAGGCCGAAGGCATCACCGACACCCACCGGATCGCCCAGGCGGTCCGCCGCGTGGTCGGCCGCTGGGTGGCGGACACCTACCGCCGCCGCCCGATGATCGTCCCCACGGTCATCCCGGTCTGA
- the dapA gene encoding 4-hydroxy-tetrahydrodipicolinate synthase: MSNPPTAAPGRPFGRVLTAMATPFDADGALDLKRAQELAEHLVELGNDGLVINGTTGESPTTTDDEKQQLIRAVVEAVGDRATVVAGAGTNNTAHSIEQAKQAEAAGAHGLLVVTPYYSRPSQAGLYAHFTTVADSSGLPVMLYDIPPRSVVPIEVDTLLRLAEHPRIVAVKDAKGDLIAGSEVIANTHLAYYSGDDGLNLPWISVGGTGVVSVIGHVVAGRIRAMIDAYENGDTSTARTNHRGMLPVLRAMSRVGGVAFSKAALRLRGFDIGHPRLPIAPATEEQVAAIAADLAQGGVPLGDMAAQDWHGERVAQADSRAAYVAPTSHTSVGTLPR; the protein is encoded by the coding sequence ATGTCCAACCCACCTACCGCAGCGCCCGGACGGCCGTTCGGGCGCGTGCTCACCGCGATGGCCACCCCCTTCGACGCCGACGGGGCGCTGGACCTGAAGCGGGCGCAGGAGCTCGCCGAGCACCTCGTGGAGCTGGGTAACGACGGCCTCGTCATCAACGGCACCACCGGCGAAAGCCCGACCACGACCGACGACGAGAAGCAGCAGCTGATCCGCGCCGTGGTCGAGGCCGTCGGCGACCGCGCGACCGTCGTGGCCGGCGCGGGCACCAACAACACGGCGCACAGCATCGAGCAGGCGAAGCAGGCCGAAGCGGCCGGCGCGCACGGCCTGCTCGTCGTCACCCCGTACTACTCGCGGCCGAGCCAGGCGGGGCTGTACGCGCACTTCACCACCGTCGCGGACAGCAGCGGGCTGCCGGTGATGCTCTACGACATCCCGCCGCGCTCGGTCGTCCCGATCGAGGTCGACACGCTGCTGCGGCTGGCCGAGCACCCGCGCATCGTCGCGGTCAAGGACGCCAAGGGCGACCTCATCGCCGGCTCCGAGGTCATCGCGAACACCCACCTCGCGTACTACTCCGGCGACGACGGCCTGAACCTGCCGTGGATCTCGGTCGGCGGCACCGGCGTGGTGAGTGTGATCGGTCACGTCGTCGCGGGCCGGATCCGCGCGATGATCGACGCCTACGAGAACGGCGACACCTCCACCGCGCGCACCAACCACCGCGGGATGCTGCCGGTGCTGCGCGCGATGTCGCGGGTCGGCGGGGTCGCGTTCAGCAAGGCGGCGCTGCGGCTGCGGGGGTTCGACATCGGCCACCCGAGGCTCCCGATCGCCCCGGCCACCGAGGAGCAGGTGGCCGCGATCGCCGCCGATCTGGCCCAGGGCGGCGTGCCGCTGGGCGACATGGCGGCCCAGGACTGGCATGGTGAGCGGGTGGCACAAGCAGACTCGAGGGCCGCCTACGTGGCGCCGACCTCGCACACCAGCGTTGGGACCCTGCCTCGGTGA
- a CDS encoding serine/threonine-protein kinase: MTDEQTRPYPPQAPVTPGQRVVAGRYLLLGELGRGGMGVVWRAQDQVIGRQVAVKELRLPDAESAAVFSERALREVRTGGRLNDPAVVTVYDVVTDGGTTFIVMELVEAPSLADLVRQRGPLPAAQAAQLGERVLAALQAAHAAGIVHRDVKPANILVAPDGRVKLTDFGIAHAVDDPRLTTSGMIVGSPAFMAPERVEGREALPASDLWSLGATLFFAVEGSIPFERATTAATLHAIMTEIPYLTRGQGPIAAAILGLLVANPDARLSAAQAQNLLTTAQGVRPTPPNGTAVVHPMTRLSPQPPKKNLRALWLSLAALLVVGALIGGFFAGKAYQTPAADQQKQPTMTFGLGGQLRTAIGGYYRCFNTPVQDGSIISDDDNKTDCDKSHTLEVYEIGGLLSVENWNSDDAEVAAYPGQAAVTASAEAACATAFRSSIVPAAKRQDLTFRALVPTQAQWESSPAKSGEEPTREFYCLLAKSDGGPITAPIVTKVK; the protein is encoded by the coding sequence GTGACCGACGAACAGACCCGGCCGTACCCACCCCAGGCGCCCGTCACGCCTGGTCAGCGGGTCGTTGCCGGCCGCTACCTCCTGCTCGGCGAACTCGGCCGCGGCGGCATGGGCGTCGTGTGGCGGGCGCAGGACCAGGTCATCGGGCGGCAGGTCGCCGTCAAGGAGCTGCGGCTGCCCGACGCCGAGTCCGCCGCCGTCTTCTCGGAGCGCGCGCTGCGCGAGGTGCGCACCGGCGGGCGGCTCAACGACCCCGCCGTCGTCACCGTCTACGACGTCGTCACCGACGGCGGCACCACCTTCATCGTGATGGAGCTCGTCGAGGCGCCCAGCCTCGCCGACCTCGTGCGGCAGCGCGGCCCGCTGCCCGCCGCGCAGGCCGCGCAGCTGGGGGAGCGGGTGCTCGCCGCACTGCAGGCGGCCCACGCGGCCGGGATCGTGCACCGCGACGTCAAGCCGGCGAACATCCTGGTCGCGCCGGACGGCCGCGTGAAGCTCACCGACTTCGGCATCGCCCACGCCGTCGACGACCCGCGCCTGACCACCAGCGGCATGATCGTCGGCTCGCCCGCGTTCATGGCGCCCGAGCGCGTCGAAGGCCGCGAAGCGCTGCCCGCGTCCGACCTGTGGTCCCTCGGCGCGACGCTGTTCTTCGCCGTCGAAGGCTCGATCCCGTTCGAGCGCGCGACCACCGCCGCGACGCTGCACGCGATCATGACCGAGATCCCGTACCTGACCCGCGGCCAGGGCCCGATCGCCGCGGCCATCCTCGGCCTGCTCGTCGCCAACCCCGACGCGCGGCTGTCCGCCGCACAGGCGCAGAACCTGCTGACCACCGCGCAGGGCGTGCGCCCGACCCCGCCGAACGGCACCGCGGTGGTGCACCCGATGACCCGGCTCTCGCCACAGCCGCCGAAGAAGAACCTCCGCGCGCTGTGGCTCTCGCTCGCCGCGCTGCTCGTCGTCGGCGCCCTGATCGGCGGCTTCTTCGCGGGCAAGGCCTACCAGACACCGGCGGCCGACCAGCAGAAGCAGCCGACCATGACCTTCGGCCTCGGCGGGCAGCTCCGCACGGCCATCGGCGGCTACTACCGGTGCTTCAACACCCCGGTGCAGGACGGCTCGATCATCAGCGACGACGACAACAAGACCGACTGCGACAAGAGCCACACGCTGGAGGTCTACGAGATCGGCGGCCTGCTGTCGGTCGAGAACTGGAACTCCGACGACGCCGAGGTGGCCGCCTACCCGGGGCAGGCCGCGGTGACGGCGAGCGCCGAGGCGGCCTGCGCGACCGCGTTCCGGTCGTCGATCGTGCCCGCGGCCAAGCGGCAGGACCTGACGTTCCGCGCGCTCGTGCCGACCCAGGCGCAGTGGGAGAGCTCGCCCGCGAAGAGCGGTGAGGAACCCACCCGCGAGTTCTACTGCCTGCTCGCCAAGTCCGACGGCGGGCCGATCACCGCGCCGATCGTGACCAAGGTCAAGTAG
- a CDS encoding Nramp family divalent metal transporter, translated as MAVTEAARPRLTSRLRTGSALLGPAFVAAIAYVDPGNVASNISAGARYGYLLVWVIVAANLMAVLVQYLSAKLGLVSGMSLPEALRARLSRPARLAYWAQAEVVAIATDLAEVVGGAIALNLLFDLPLIAGGLITGAVSLTLLAVQDRGGQRTFERVVTGLLLVIAVGFLASLFVEPPSAAETLGGLVPKFDGSGSVLIAAAMLGATVMPHAVYLHSGLVRDRHGRPDGARRRRLLRATRADVGLAMLLAGAVNLGMLLLAATNLQGQEGVDSIEGAHTAVAGALGPGVALLFAIGLLASGLASTSVGAYAGAMIMQGLLHKRVPLVLRRLVTLTPAIVVLALGADPSAALVVSQVVLSFGIPFALVPLIRLTADRDLMGADANRRLTTIAAALIAVVIIALNLVLIYLTFTG; from the coding sequence ATGGCAGTGACCGAGGCCGCGCGGCCGAGACTGACGTCCCGCCTGCGCACGGGCTCGGCCCTGCTCGGGCCGGCGTTCGTCGCCGCGATCGCCTACGTCGACCCCGGGAACGTCGCCTCCAACATCAGTGCCGGCGCCCGCTACGGCTACCTGCTGGTCTGGGTGATCGTCGCGGCGAACCTGATGGCGGTGCTGGTGCAGTACCTGTCGGCGAAGCTGGGGCTGGTCAGCGGGATGTCGCTGCCGGAGGCCCTGCGCGCCCGGCTGTCGCGGCCCGCGCGGCTGGCCTACTGGGCGCAGGCCGAGGTGGTCGCCATCGCCACCGACCTGGCCGAGGTGGTCGGCGGCGCGATCGCCCTCAACCTGCTGTTCGACCTGCCGCTCATCGCCGGCGGCCTGATCACCGGCGCGGTTTCGCTGACGCTGCTGGCGGTCCAGGACCGCGGCGGCCAGCGGACGTTCGAGCGGGTCGTCACCGGCCTGCTGCTGGTCATCGCCGTCGGCTTCCTGGCGAGCCTGTTCGTCGAACCGCCGTCGGCGGCGGAAACCCTCGGCGGCCTGGTCCCGAAGTTCGACGGCTCGGGCAGCGTCCTGATCGCGGCGGCGATGCTCGGCGCCACGGTCATGCCGCACGCGGTCTACCTGCACTCCGGCCTGGTCCGCGACCGCCACGGCCGGCCCGACGGCGCCCGGCGCCGCCGGCTGCTGCGCGCGACCCGCGCCGACGTCGGCCTGGCGATGCTCCTGGCCGGCGCGGTGAACCTCGGCATGCTCCTGCTGGCCGCGACGAACCTGCAGGGCCAGGAGGGCGTGGACAGCATCGAGGGCGCGCACACCGCGGTCGCCGGGGCGCTCGGCCCGGGCGTCGCGCTGCTGTTCGCGATCGGCCTGCTGGCCTCCGGACTGGCCTCGACGTCGGTCGGCGCGTACGCGGGCGCGATGATCATGCAGGGCCTGCTGCACAAGCGGGTTCCGCTGGTCCTGCGCCGCCTGGTGACGCTCACCCCGGCGATCGTGGTGCTGGCGCTGGGCGCCGACCCGAGCGCCGCGCTGGTCGTGTCCCAGGTGGTGCTGTCGTTCGGGATCCCGTTCGCACTGGTGCCGCTGATCCGCCTGACCGCGGACCGTGATCTGATGGGCGCGGACGCCAACCGCAGGTTGACGACCATCGCGGCAGCGCTGATCGCGGTGGTGATCATCGCGCTCAACCTGGTGCTGATCTACCTCACCTTCACCGGCTGA
- a CDS encoding ACT domain-containing protein, giving the protein MKRLAIDVRPGEYAVVRLPADAPVPAELFEPGEAFVSVTRTPEELSVICPAGREPGGSTAAEDGWRLLSVRGPLEFTLTGIIAALASELAAAGVALFSMSTFDTDHILVRAADLGHAVKALRESGHEVANP; this is encoded by the coding sequence ATGAAACGACTCGCGATCGACGTCCGGCCCGGCGAGTACGCCGTCGTCCGGCTGCCCGCGGACGCCCCGGTGCCCGCCGAGCTCTTCGAGCCCGGGGAAGCCTTCGTCTCGGTGACCCGCACCCCCGAAGAGCTGTCGGTGATCTGCCCGGCCGGCCGCGAGCCGGGCGGGAGCACGGCGGCGGAGGACGGCTGGCGGCTGCTGTCGGTCCGCGGCCCGCTGGAGTTCACGCTGACCGGCATCATCGCCGCCCTGGCGTCGGAGCTGGCCGCGGCCGGTGTCGCGCTGTTCTCGATGTCGACGTTCGACACCGACCACATCCTGGTCCGGGCCGCCGACCTCGGGCACGCGGTGAAGGCGCTGCGCGAGTCCGGCCACGAGGTCGCCAACCCCTGA
- the thyX gene encoding FAD-dependent thymidylate synthase has product MTETVSPRVQLIAKTEFFPPEDVPWSTDADGGEALAEFAGRACYQSWKKPNPATATNAGYLEHIMDVGHLSVLEHGSVTFYITGISRSLTHELIRHRHFSYSQLSQRYVPERAAAVVEPDVIANDPVLHEKFLAATQASVDAYTELLAGLEEKFADVPSATLRRKQARQAARSVLPNATETRIVVTGNYRAWRHFVAMRATEHADVEIRELAVECLRQLQKAAANVFADFTISTLPDGTEIATSPKVFEG; this is encoded by the coding sequence GTGACCGAAACCGTGTCACCCAGGGTGCAGCTGATCGCGAAAACGGAGTTCTTCCCGCCCGAGGACGTCCCGTGGTCGACCGACGCCGACGGCGGCGAGGCGCTGGCCGAGTTCGCCGGCCGGGCCTGCTACCAGTCGTGGAAGAAGCCCAACCCCGCCACCGCGACCAACGCCGGCTACCTCGAGCACATCATGGACGTCGGGCATCTTTCGGTGCTGGAGCACGGTTCGGTGACCTTCTACATCACCGGCATTTCCCGGTCGCTGACGCACGAGCTGATCCGCCACCGCCACTTCTCCTATTCCCAGCTCTCGCAGCGCTACGTCCCGGAGCGCGCCGCCGCCGTCGTCGAGCCGGACGTGATCGCGAACGACCCGGTCCTGCACGAGAAGTTCCTCGCCGCGACCCAGGCGAGCGTCGACGCCTACACCGAGCTCCTCGCCGGCCTGGAGGAGAAGTTCGCCGACGTCCCGAGCGCGACGCTGCGCCGCAAGCAGGCCCGCCAGGCCGCGCGGTCGGTGCTGCCCAACGCGACCGAGACGCGCATCGTCGTGACCGGCAACTACCGGGCCTGGCGCCACTTCGTCGCGATGCGCGCGACCGAGCACGCCGACGTCGAGATCCGGGAACTCGCCGTCGAATGCCTGCGCCAGCTGCAGAAAGCGGCCGCGAACGTCTTCGCGGACTTCACGATCTCGACGCTGCCGGACGGCACCGAGATCGCCACTAGCCCGAAGGTGTTCGAAGGCTGA
- a CDS encoding toxin-antitoxin system HicB family antitoxin, giving the protein MDLTPYIANLREDLANTAAAGDEQTRRAAALLSSALEPAVRLTLMNALADLAAEVTAALPGQVVDVRLDGRDVRVVVTGAAEEPASRATPRDTTPPPPPLDGGDISRITLRLVEQIKGQAERAAAAQGVSLNTFVSQAVQGALGGHKQHHGKDDRSGSRLHGWVEG; this is encoded by the coding sequence ATGGACTTGACGCCGTACATCGCCAACCTTCGCGAGGACCTCGCGAACACGGCTGCCGCCGGGGACGAGCAGACCCGGCGGGCGGCCGCGCTGCTGTCATCCGCGCTCGAACCCGCCGTCCGCCTGACCCTGATGAACGCCCTCGCCGACCTCGCCGCCGAGGTCACGGCCGCTTTGCCCGGCCAGGTCGTGGACGTGCGGCTCGACGGGCGTGACGTCCGCGTGGTCGTCACCGGCGCCGCCGAGGAGCCGGCGTCACGCGCGACACCACGTGACACCACGCCGCCACCACCGCCGCTCGACGGCGGCGACATCAGCCGCATCACGCTGCGCCTGGTCGAGCAGATCAAGGGCCAGGCCGAGCGCGCGGCGGCGGCGCAGGGCGTCTCGCTGAACACGTTCGTCTCCCAGGCGGTGCAGGGCGCGCTCGGCGGGCACAAGCAGCACCACGGCAAGGACGACCGGTCCGGGTCGCGCCTGCACGGCTGGGTCGAAGGCTGA
- a CDS encoding DUF4097 domain-containing protein: protein MSEEQTTPADELVRIDDFETEVPLELDVSVTIGRVEIVLEGDSGARVELRHDQGEQQPWVAGVNNLLSWVGERFGDQLGVDPAASPAEAVRQSRIEKLGNRLVVQAPKAWQLRNVALAVKVHAPVGSHVEVRAGAADVTVTGSAGRVDLLTGSGEVKLDRADGSATIRTGSGGITLGPTLAGLQLRSGSGSVEASSLAGSATLATGTGNVWLGAVSGEVMARTGSGDLSVADAASGSLDLITGSGEVRIGIRGGTAAEIDLTSSGGRVSSELDVLETAPEGEVKLRVRARTGSGNAVVTRAAG, encoded by the coding sequence ATGAGTGAAGAGCAGACGACACCGGCCGACGAGCTGGTGCGGATCGACGACTTCGAGACCGAGGTCCCGCTGGAGCTCGACGTCAGCGTGACGATCGGGCGTGTCGAGATCGTCCTCGAAGGGGACTCCGGCGCCCGGGTGGAGCTGCGGCACGACCAGGGCGAGCAGCAGCCGTGGGTGGCGGGGGTGAACAACCTGCTGTCGTGGGTCGGCGAGCGCTTCGGCGACCAGCTGGGCGTCGACCCGGCGGCCTCCCCCGCCGAAGCGGTGCGGCAGAGCCGGATCGAGAAGCTCGGCAACCGCCTGGTCGTCCAGGCGCCGAAGGCGTGGCAGCTGCGGAACGTGGCACTGGCGGTGAAGGTGCACGCGCCGGTGGGTTCGCACGTGGAGGTGCGCGCGGGCGCGGCGGACGTGACGGTGACCGGTTCGGCCGGCCGCGTCGACCTGCTGACGGGCTCGGGCGAGGTCAAGCTCGACCGCGCGGACGGCTCGGCCACGATCCGCACCGGCAGCGGCGGCATCACCCTCGGCCCGACCCTGGCCGGGTTGCAGCTCCGCAGCGGCAGCGGCAGCGTCGAGGCGTCCTCGCTGGCGGGTTCGGCCACGCTCGCAACGGGAACGGGAAACGTCTGGCTGGGCGCGGTCTCGGGCGAGGTGATGGCCCGCACCGGCAGCGGTGACCTGTCCGTGGCGGACGCGGCTTCGGGGTCGCTGGACTTGATCACGGGCTCGGGCGAGGTGCGGATCGGGATCCGCGGCGGGACCGCGGCGGAGATCGACCTGACTTCCAGCGGGGGCCGGGTTTCGAGTGAGCTGGACGTGCTGGAGACGGCACCCGAGGGGGAAGTGAAGCTGCGGGTGCGAGCCCGCACGGGCTCCGGCAACGCCGTGGTGACGCGCGCGGCCGGCTGA
- a CDS encoding FAD-dependent oxidoreductase, whose translation MSDPVVIVGAGLGGLTLARVLHVHGVAVTVCEAESSPSARTQGGMLDIHEHNGQLALEAAGLTDGFRALILEGREATRVLDRTGKVLLDEPDDGTGTRPEVQRGELRRLLLDSLPAGTVRWGRKVTGARSLGDGRHELTFADGATAVTGLLVGADGAWSRVRPLVSAAVPQYVGTSFVETFLFDGDTRHPATAKAAGGGALLVPEPGKGIQAHREAGDTLHTYVVLSKPLDWFTDFTDPAAARAQVAAEFEGWAPELTALITDGETPPVLRPLHTLPPGHSWPRTPGVTLLGDAAHLSVPNGEGANLAMQDGAELGRAIAAHPDDMEAALAEYERELFPRSAAAAEEAARDFELCFGEATPHSLINLLTGQAQ comes from the coding sequence ATGTCCGACCCCGTTGTGATCGTCGGCGCCGGGCTCGGCGGGCTCACGCTCGCGCGCGTCCTGCACGTCCACGGCGTCGCGGTCACGGTCTGCGAAGCGGAGAGCTCGCCTTCGGCACGCACACAGGGCGGGATGCTCGACATCCACGAGCACAACGGCCAGCTCGCGCTCGAGGCGGCGGGCCTGACCGACGGCTTCCGCGCCCTGATCCTCGAAGGCCGCGAAGCGACGCGCGTCCTGGACCGGACCGGCAAGGTCCTGCTCGACGAGCCGGACGACGGCACCGGCACCCGTCCCGAGGTCCAGCGCGGCGAGCTGCGCCGGCTCCTGCTGGACTCGCTGCCCGCGGGCACGGTCCGCTGGGGCCGCAAGGTCACCGGCGCCCGCTCCCTCGGCGACGGCCGCCACGAGCTGACGTTCGCCGACGGCGCGACGGCGGTCACCGGACTGCTCGTCGGCGCGGACGGCGCGTGGTCCCGCGTCCGCCCCCTGGTGTCGGCCGCGGTCCCGCAGTACGTCGGCACCTCGTTCGTCGAGACGTTCCTGTTCGACGGCGACACCCGCCACCCGGCGACCGCGAAGGCGGCCGGGGGAGGAGCGCTGCTGGTGCCGGAGCCGGGCAAGGGCATCCAGGCGCACCGCGAAGCCGGCGACACGCTCCACACGTACGTGGTGCTGTCCAAGCCGCTGGACTGGTTCACCGACTTCACCGACCCCGCGGCGGCCAGGGCACAGGTCGCGGCCGAGTTCGAGGGCTGGGCCCCGGAACTGACGGCCCTGATCACCGACGGCGAGACGCCACCGGTGCTGCGCCCGCTCCACACCCTGCCGCCCGGCCACAGCTGGCCCCGCACCCCGGGCGTGACGCTCCTGGGCGACGCGGCCCACCTGTCGGTCCCGAACGGCGAAGGCGCCAACCTCGCCATGCAGGACGGCGCCGAACTGGGCCGAGCGATCGCCGCCCACCCGGACGACATGGAGGCCGCACTGGCCGAGTACGAGCGGGAGCTGTTCCCCCGCAGCGCGGCGGCGGCCGAGGAGGCGGCCCGCGACTTCGAGCTGTGCTTCGGCGAGGCGACGCCGCACAGCCTCATCAACTTGCTGACCGGGCAGGCCCAGTAG
- a CDS encoding TetR/AcrR family transcriptional regulator: MAQRRAEALSRARIIETAVELLDADGERGLTFRALTERLATGPGAIYWHVANKGELLDAATAAVVAGALAAERAAGSPQDEVRAVALGLFDAIEDHPWLAPQLSAQLTRGPSGSVTPKIFESFGRHVRDLGVPKGSWFTATSALVHYVLGAAGQNAANTRVAKPGADRSEFLDAVSTAWEGLDAEEYPFVRAVADELRDHDDREQFLAGVDLILTGIGTVHSPA; encoded by the coding sequence ATGGCACAGCGGCGCGCAGAGGCCCTTTCGCGGGCGCGCATCATCGAGACGGCGGTCGAGCTCCTCGACGCCGACGGCGAGCGCGGGTTGACGTTCCGGGCGCTGACCGAGCGCCTCGCCACCGGCCCCGGGGCGATCTACTGGCACGTGGCGAACAAGGGCGAACTGCTCGACGCCGCGACCGCCGCGGTGGTCGCGGGCGCCTTGGCCGCCGAGCGAGCCGCGGGATCACCGCAGGACGAGGTGCGCGCCGTCGCGCTCGGCCTCTTCGACGCGATCGAGGACCACCCGTGGCTCGCCCCGCAGCTCTCGGCTCAGCTGACGCGCGGCCCGTCGGGCTCGGTGACGCCGAAGATCTTCGAGAGTTTCGGACGGCACGTGCGCGACCTGGGCGTGCCGAAGGGCAGCTGGTTCACGGCGACCTCCGCGCTGGTGCACTACGTGCTCGGCGCCGCCGGCCAGAACGCCGCGAACACGCGCGTCGCGAAGCCCGGCGCGGACCGCAGCGAGTTCCTCGACGCCGTCTCGACGGCGTGGGAGGGACTCGACGCCGAGGAGTACCCCTTCGTGCGAGCGGTCGCCGACGAGCTGCGCGACCACGACGACCGCGAGCAGTTCCTCGCGGGCGTCGACCTCATCCTGACCGGGATCGGCACGGTCCATTCCCCGGCGTAG